The proteins below are encoded in one region of Qipengyuania sp. HL-TH1:
- a CDS encoding cytochrome P450 yields MDSQIAEPDAAARIASIPIEEIDVARPSLFQNDTIGLFFDRLRAEEPVHYCRESYVGPYWSITKFDDIMAVDTNHKVFSSEAKLGGIAIQDMHSVEGALELEMFIAMDPPKHDQQRKAVTPAVAPSNLQLLEPIIRKRAGEILDELPIGEDFDWVDKVAIELTTMTLATLFDFPWEERRKLTRWSDVATAAPETGIVESYEARREELIGCAMYFKTLWDERINEEPKNDLISMMAHSPATRDMPFLEFLGNLMLLIVGGNDTTRNSISGGVLALNQSPDEYAKLDADPSLISKMVPEIIRWQTPLTHMRRTALEDWEIGGKQIKKGDKVVMWYLSGNRDESAIERADQFIIDRKNPRHHLSFGYGIHRCMGNRLAELQLRIIWEEIHKRFSRVEVTGEPERLFSNLVRGITRLPVRLRAR; encoded by the coding sequence ATGGACAGCCAGATCGCCGAGCCGGATGCCGCGGCGAGGATCGCGTCAATTCCGATCGAGGAAATCGACGTGGCCCGGCCAAGCCTGTTTCAGAACGATACCATCGGTCTATTTTTTGACAGGTTGCGCGCCGAAGAACCTGTCCACTACTGCCGCGAGAGCTATGTCGGCCCTTACTGGTCCATTACCAAGTTCGACGACATCATGGCGGTGGACACCAATCATAAGGTCTTCTCTTCGGAAGCGAAGCTAGGCGGAATTGCAATCCAGGACATGCATTCGGTGGAAGGCGCGCTCGAACTTGAAATGTTCATAGCGATGGACCCGCCCAAGCACGATCAGCAGCGCAAGGCGGTGACTCCGGCAGTGGCTCCGTCCAACCTGCAACTGCTCGAGCCGATCATCCGCAAGCGCGCGGGAGAGATTCTCGATGAACTCCCGATTGGCGAAGATTTCGACTGGGTGGATAAGGTTGCGATCGAGTTGACGACGATGACGCTGGCAACCTTGTTTGATTTCCCTTGGGAGGAGCGGCGCAAGCTGACGCGCTGGTCCGATGTAGCAACTGCGGCACCTGAAACCGGGATCGTCGAATCCTACGAGGCGCGGCGCGAAGAACTCATCGGTTGCGCGATGTATTTCAAGACTCTGTGGGACGAACGGATAAACGAGGAGCCGAAGAACGACCTCATCTCGATGATGGCTCATTCTCCCGCCACGCGCGACATGCCGTTCCTCGAGTTTCTCGGCAATCTTATGCTGCTGATCGTCGGTGGAAACGACACAACACGCAATTCCATCAGCGGCGGCGTGCTCGCCTTGAACCAAAGCCCGGACGAGTACGCGAAACTCGACGCGGATCCTTCGCTCATTAGCAAAATGGTTCCGGAAATCATCCGTTGGCAGACCCCCCTCACTCATATGCGCCGCACCGCGCTGGAAGATTGGGAGATCGGCGGCAAACAGATCAAGAAGGGCGACAAGGTGGTGATGTGGTACCTGTCAGGCAACCGCGACGAGAGTGCTATCGAGCGCGCGGACCAGTTCATCATCGACCGCAAAAATCCGCGCCATCACCTCTCATTCGGCTATGGCATTCACCGCTGCATGGGAAACCGGCTCGCGGAACTGCAGCTGCGGATCATCTGGGAAGAAATTCACAAGCGCTTTTCCCGGGTCGAGGTTACGGGTGAACCAGAGCGTCTTTTTTCAAACCTCGTCCGCGGAATCACCAGGCTGCCGGTGCGGCTCCGCGCCCGCTGA
- a CDS encoding 2Fe-2S iron-sulfur cluster-binding protein, producing MIKITFVASDGERREVEIEEGETAREAALYNDVPGIDGDCGGVCACATCHVHVDPEWIDKVGRLMHDGMEADLLQFAEGTTEYSRLACQIPMKPMLDGLVLHLPEQQY from the coding sequence ATGATCAAAATTACGTTCGTGGCTAGCGATGGTGAGCGACGGGAGGTCGAAATAGAAGAAGGCGAGACAGCCAGGGAAGCGGCGCTATACAATGACGTGCCGGGTATCGATGGCGATTGCGGAGGGGTATGTGCTTGCGCGACCTGTCATGTGCATGTCGATCCCGAATGGATCGACAAGGTGGGTCGGCTTATGCATGATGGAATGGAGGCCGACCTCTTGCAGTTCGCCGAAGGCACCACTGAATACAGTCGCCTTGCCTGTCAGATTCCGATGAAGCCGATGCTGGATGGATTGGTTCTTCACCTACCCGAACAACAATACTGA